The window CCTTGTCCAATCCAAATGCTTGTGCAAGAGCAATAAATTTATCTACTAAATTTATTGCTTTTGCACAAGCATTTGGATTACCAAAGTGGATTTTCTTAAACCTTGGATTTAAAAGGGTGGATAGACTTAAAATGCTGTTTTCTTCAATAGCACCAAAACGTTTCGAAAGCTCTGCTAGCACAGTTCGTTTTAACTTTTCAGTCTCTGGAGTTAGAaggtctaaatttaaaatattattttttaaacagtttacaATTGAGATAATTTTGCtgcatgttaaatatttttctctgcTAATTTCTTTGGATACCTGTTCAATaggctttaaaataaaaagaagttcTCTACATACTTGTATTTCTGCAGCTGAACATATAGAACATATACTgagcattattttttgttatatgtcATAAGTTTTGTGCTGCTCTTAGTTGATCTGCAGCAGATAcactttgtttaaaataagtaactatagactttattttgtcaataatttgttttatagcaGGATCTTCTGTGATTTTTGTTGCAACTAAATTTACTGTATGTGCAAAGCAGGGTAAGTGTTTATTTTTACCAAAAGTATCAGTAACACATTTGGTAATATTCGCCCCATTATCAGTGATAATAGCACTTACTTTTGACAAGTCAATTTCCCACTCTAGACAAACAGATTGCAAACATTCGCTTAAATATTGTGCAGTATGATTAGAACTAAGTTCTTTTACACCAATACCAATAGACttactattttctttatctaaaTAATGAACAGTGACTCCCAAGAAGCTAGTTGTTGACATAGTCTCGGTCCAAACATCGCATATCATACATAGAAATTCCacatttttaagttcatttttaaTGATATTGGACAAAGCAGTATACTTGTCTTCAAGCAGATTTGCAATTTTGTGTCTCCCAGGCAAAAATTCCCCGCTTCCAATTCCTTTAAAATTGAAAGCGTCATCAGCGGTGGATAgtaagattaaaactaaattatgcACGGTTAGTTGAAGCTTCCTTTCCTTTATTTTTCTATGACTGtgtttctgttatttttactaataaacttGTAAGATAATTTAGGAATCGATCTTCGATTTTTTGAGAGAATTGAAAGACTAGATCGATTCTCGAAAAGATCGCCTGGAAAGAAATCGATCgattttaatcgattttttggGGGAATAGATCGATCTTTGAATAAAATCGATTTGGATCGTACATCCCTAGTTTTTTCTGTTTGGTTCTGTGTTGGTCTTTGATTATTGACGTATTTTGCTTGTTGACTAATTACAATGGAGCAGGGATTTGTTCGTGGTCAGTCAGACAACTTAGGTACCCattatataaatgtaaatattttaaaactataaattcttttaaaaaataattaaaaatagacttttactttgacaccctgttttACTAAGCATTTTTCTTAGACAAGGAAAATAAATGGACCTGTAATCACGCACCTGAAACCAGCTGCTTGCCACCAAATCTGCAAAAATGTCATCTGGCAATTATTTTTCCTACGAAGTTTAAATCAAAACACTGAACATCCCACTTTGATGTAATATCCAAAAAGTAtagatttaaccaaaaattttacttaaaaaaaccaagaatcttttaaaatacactcaaaaacaagtaAGCATGTCGTGCGTATGCATAATGCGAGAAAAATTCGGCTCACTTCGTTAACATTGTAAATATAGGCTAATACCGGTCCAACCATTTTCCTTGTCTAAGGCGTTTTTCGACATAGAACATATGTACAtatgaacttattaaaatacaatacaatatttacAGCAGGTATGTGGagcagacattttgaaaaacataaacaacagcaaaaacatgcataataatattaacaaagcaacgtgcgcggtcgacatgctagcgtcggtcgtcgcgtccacttgggcgcctgtgacgtatcatcccggccgcgctggtacaaggaaaaaattaaacatggcgtatttattcgaacttcgaaaattaattgtgaagtaactataaatgctagagaactgaaataaattgctaaatttaagttggagcctgctcttttttactaaaaaataatcgaattgtCGTTTCCAAGCTCATTGGTTTTTTGTTAGACTAGATATCATCAATAATCTGAATAGAGCAAACTTCCTTCCTACCATAAAAGTGCAACTTCAAAGCACAAAACACAAAAGCAGAATTTTATTAGAACACTGACTCACACaatctaaagcttttgattttttaagaaaatcgtATATAATGGGTGTCCGGGTTTTGCAGAATACTTTGGCTCTGTTTCTCAGATCAAATAGTTTTAATACTACACTAAATCAAGAGGGTTCTTATTATTCAAAACTAACAATTTAGTGTTCActtaagcattaaaaaattgaaaccaaAAAAAGCTATAGGTAAAGACAATATTTCGGTGCCTTTCacactaatttttaatttgtttcaaaaagcATGCAGTGAAAGCATGCAGTTACAACACCTATAGGTATTTAAATCGGTTATTTCTAGTAATGCTGAAATCTATTGGGCTATCTGTCATCAATTCAGTTgctaaaatatttggaaatgtgCTTTATGCAATCTTTTTCCAGGGAAGTCCACTGCGTCAAATTTGTGTGTTCTGCAAAACTGTTTTTCAAGTTTTGCAGCCATAGTTAAACTTAACTGGATGTTATTTTTATCGACTGCACCAaagattttgataaatttgatcaCTCTATAGTTATTGAAAGGAAATTTGGTTTTGATTCTGTATTTGGATCGgctgaaattagtgtttttctaattatacccgaaaaacatcatctCATtcccattctcttctaatttttagacggagatagggatatatgaatgagaattcgatttttccacctttttctatatcatcgtttcattttctaaatagtctTTGGATAGGTaagaaatagtgtttttctcccgtaatgtgtctaattatacccgaaaaatataatttcattctCATCCTATTGTAATTTTAGATAGGGATATATATCGACTAATTTGTTATTCATCTCGAACGGAGTTTAGAGGAGGAGGAACTGCCATCCTTGCAAAAACAAATACAGTTTTCCATCCTTTAATTGTTAAAACAGCTTGTGTTGAAAGACAGTGTGAATTTTGCGTTTGTCAgtgtcttattttaaataggtcttattattttatttgtctgtACAGATCACCCTCGGGTAATGTTAATACTTTCTTGTCCATTTTAGATGAGTTGCTACACACTATATACATGGTCAACAGGTATCTGGTAGTCTGTggaaatttttaactttttaggaaaCGATCAGAACTCCTCTCTTACCAAACAATTATTAGCTAGCTATGGTTTAGCACCACACATAAAGGGTAAAACTAGGGTGGTCGGACAATTTGGCTCtcaaattgataatattttcagCAATTTGGCTAAATGTCAGGTAACAAGTAATACATTATTCTCAGATATATCAGATCATTATGGTCAGAAACTCCATATAGAAATACCTAAAGAGAGTAAAAAGCCAGTATTTATAAAGAAACGTTCATACACAGAAAACAACATTAAGAAGTTTAATGATCTTTTAACACATGAATCCTGGGAAGATGTATATAACTGCACTGAAGTCGATCTAAAATATGAttgcttttataatattatctgaatattttaatgtaacattTCCTCTAAGTAGCCACAGAATAAAGGATCCTGATAAAAAATGGGTAaactctgaaattaaaaattattctagtcaTATTAAAGATCTGTATGTATAGTACAAGGAAACAAATAATGAGGCAGcttataatcaatataaaaaagaaaaaaaaagaatataaaaaatttatttctaactataaaacttctttaaatgaaaacaagattatctgttcaaataataaaactaaaactgcTTGGACTATTTTCAATCAATGCTCAAATAAGTCAAAGTCATCTAAACCTGTCACCCTAAATTCtagcaataatgaaattattgaaaatttggatgagatagccaacatatttttgaagaaatttaatgCTTCATCTCTTACTCCTTCATTTTCTGGTCAATTGCCTAAAGGAAGTCACATCCCCACTATTTTCCTCTTTTCCACAGATTCAAAGGAAGTTCAGCATATTCTATCGGCCTTGCCAAATAAATACTCTGCTGGTCTTGATGAAATACCAATAAACATACTCAAAAAAGCTAGTCACCATATAAATGTGCCTCTAGCTCACATAATAAATGCCTGTCTGCACATGGGAATCTTTCCATCTAAACTAAAAAAGGCGAAAgttcttccaatttttaaaaataagggtgaTGAGCAGGATGTAGAAAACTATCGACCAATATCTCTCCTTTCttcaatatcaaaaatctttgagcGAGTCATTTATATCCGtattatgaactttttaaaaaggcaaactATTCTTTCAGATAGCCAGTCTGGTTTTAGGCCCAATCATTCAACCCAGTTGGCAGTTTTAAACCTTATATCCTTTGCGattgaaaatgttgacaaaaaagaaaaagttgccgCACTCTTTTTCGATTTATCGAAAGCATTCGACACAATCAACCATGGTCTACTGCTGTCAATCCTTGAAAATTATGGACTGAGGGGAAACTGTGCCAGACTTATAGCCTCTTATTTAGATCAGAGGGAACAAACAGTTTGCCTTGGCTCTGGTAATGTTACATATGTTTACTCAGCGTCATCCTTGGTGGTACAgggagtgcctcagggttcaATTCTAGGCCCAGTACTattcatattatatgtaaatggtCTCAGTGAGTGTTTTCCAGGGTGTTTTATCaaccaatatgctgatgacacttccATAATCTTGTCAGAACATCTGATTGAAGAACTATCTGTCAGAGCTTCTCAAGTGGTAGAGAGGATGCAGGAGTGGTGTGACTATCATGCTCTGAAGCTAAATGCTTATAAAACCGGGCTACTGACATTCTCCAAAACTTTACCTCGAAATTCCCTACtagtaaagtttgaaaaaaagtctcttCGAGAGGTAGCTTCCTTAAAATTCGTTGGTATACAAATTGACTCCTGTCTCACATGGGTcccacacatagacactcttggcaataaactaaatagtttcTGCGCGTTAATAAGGCGTCTACGAGAAGAGCTTTCCCTAAATTGTCTGAAGCAACTTTACTATGCATCGGTCCAATCTCTAATCACTTATAGTGTGATGTTTTGGGGATCTTCAACTGACGCCGTGTCAGTCTTTATAGCACAAAAACGCATCATAAGATGCATGCTCAGACTCACACCACAAACGTCTTGTAGGACTTATTTTACTAAGCTTGGTCTACTCACTGTTCCAGCTCTGTACATTCTTATGTTAgctatttttgcaaagaaacacctgcatctttttcaaactaatgaagatcaTTATGCTGAGGGTATGTCTATTGTGACAAGGGGGAGACCTGAACTGAGTGTCCCAATTCATCACTCTGCCTTTTTTCAAAGATCTCCTGCCTTTGctgctattaaaacatataatggATTACCTCTCGCCCTAAGGCAagagaaaaatatcatgaaGTTTAGGAAAGACAGTGCAAGGTATCTGTTGGGCAAGTGTATCTATAGTTtcgatttacaattttaaatgtgcattatgattaatattaagggtttgtttactaatttatttatcttcataATGTATCATACTTGAGATACAAGTGGTAAGGTAATGCAACCATTATTATGTCCAACATTATCTTTttgttcttactatttttattagaaggatgtactgtgtagatgttatcaaattttaattttgtttgttttgtaacgttgctattgtctattttaattagatcttgaaagcaataaagaaattattattattattattattatatataaatgggAAATCgattttccacctttttctatatcatcgtttaattttttaaatagtgtttggagcgcctggaattagtgtttttttcccgtaatgtgtctaattatacccgaaaaacatcatctCATCCCcattaatttttagactgagatagggatatataaatgagaatttgatttttccacctttttctatatcatcgtttcattttcaaaatagtgtttggatcgccagATAgaagtgtatttttattttttgtcaatgtcaacaaagaaaaaaataataaaaaaactctaCAAACAGTGATACACCTACAAACAATTACACCTGAACAGGTGTAgcgatgaaaataaaaatgcggaaaataagattttgaaaggctgcgattttgctatgggtagaaaTAATGTAGAttaattaatattctaggaccataaagcattcagtgggagctttcaaacgatgtatcaTGCATCGCATGatccccctttctatttaattatattttttaagttttgcaaaataagctaagggaccaaaaagtagtatttagctTGCTactgatgtgtgccaaatttcaaatttttatataaacgcattcgaAAGATAAGAGGGGAGGGCAATTAAGATCCGCACTTCATGTTATGTTATTAACAttaatcttgtctgtcatgtaagtcctactaaaaatgtcaccaattatcgagtttgctccaaacactttttCTGGTTCTTGGgtagaaatgatattcacatggagtagaaacacctatttgttcaatttaaagaaaataatgacaCATCCAGATTGACATatccttctcaaaaactgatttccctaatcgacttaatccaccttaagCTATGCACATTTCTGAATAGCCGtggtcatttagtcaatttagagaaaaagttttggttggtttataaatatttaaaggataaaatcaaaagccaacttcaaaaccacaacaacaatctttaagtgttggtcattCTAGAAAACAGAAAGTtttgacaatctaaaatgccttcaaaatttgatcttgaatatcctcatttaatactcatgatacacaatcagaataattttattttttaactttttagctaatgatactaagattttagtatgtaatatcttattttttaaaatacccaaattaCCTGAGatattttgatagtaaatgctatgctctttacagttttattttatttactgactcATAAGTAAAATcatgttataaaaattatttaaagtattatcaaagtttacagaatagaatacaatataatagtattctattctgtaaactttggtattatttagaaccttaatgTGTAATTGTAACTAATGTGATAATTAATACTTACTAATAAGAAAGACTTatgtattttggatcattaggatGAAATACTTATTAGGAGATTTAATTTGAAcccaattaaaatataatattgtatacacaatatactgtcttaatatgttttcttatgtttcatgttccatacttactggagacaaccccactgacttgtgacatctttacccaattgtgactaaccaaaaattaaaagtcatattttgtttttattttcttatactaaaaaattaaaatggaaaaaaacatcCATATTAACTTGTACATGTGTATTTGTATTATATCTAGTCGTATTAATTAACTATTTACAATGaaaagccagatttatttcaagagataggtTCAGTTTCGGTCTTTataagagtttatattttgttttccataatatgtggatatatattattttgttactattgtatagatggttaaaaaatatatatgtttaattttttatttaggtatgtgtgttacatgtttcttataatgttttatacacttatacttatggaaacaaaaaaagcagataattttttttgaaaatccagaaattaggattttcagttaaaatatgctttatacctgcaacaattctatttttcacataaaaagatcttattaataccatatttacagtttgcagtatttaatttagaatatattgtaacttttttatgcattttaaaaccctttgttaaatttattttatttcatcttaaaatgaaatatttaaaagacaatttagttttgttttttttatttaaaatttggtccCATATCTAtcgtgccaatttataattcttggtagtgagtaaagtgatgagggatgtctgagatgcaatatttttattttaattaaatgtgggtatttctaaattgataagcatattgtttttttttttaataaaattctatttaaatatatctcatcactcgtcagttaacgcatcaactcttgtaattctgcaaattacttgaaatttaaatatcaggCAATAAATCAGGCTTAAGTTTCCCGCCAGATGCCACCTAAGATGGTTGCCCCCGTCtctgtcaacaacgtcaatacagctgtcaacagaatttctgtctcttcattaggcaacacgcatttctctatatttgtgttctgtggaaTGCAGCTTCATTGTCAACAAATTCAGAACTGTCAAAGAACAGCTGATTTTGTTGACACTTGGCAACAACTCATTGTACTTACTTTTCAGAAAGCAGAAATGTAATTACGAAAACCCTAAacactgaattttatttattcttctaATCAAATACATTGAAGAATATATTTACTCAGCTTTGCACTGTTTTTAATCATTAACTGATTAGGTTAGGTTTGAAATCCATCATTTTGTTAATGTCTCTAGTTTATTATGCAAAAGAAAAGGATGACGGGCTTATCAACTGTCAACGTCAGCTGTCAAATTCGATATTcctaaatgtttttatttttatttacaaaaaataccaTTGTTGACTGATCAAATTCTTGTAATTCCCGTAATATTGTGAAATAAGGCGCATTTTGGTAAGTGCAACACAAACTTTATTCAATTTACTCTTATAACAGAACCCAATATCAATGTAACAGAATCCCAGATTCATATTTAGGTAAAGTGCATCCAGTTTGTTTGATAATATTCGAAGCGGCATAAATCCCTATATCAATGCAGCTTTTTAATTTCCTAGAAAGTGTTATGCCAGCCAAAAAGCCCCCCACAAAAGCATCTCCTGCCCCTGTTGTGTCCTTTATCTCAGTCGAACTCAGGGGCGGAACCTTCACATAAAAATTATCAGTTTGCGTAAAGCATTGCACTGGGTTTGGCCCATCAGTAATCACCAACGTCTTGCTGCCCTCCCTCGTCAAATCCATTGCTAAATCTTCTATAGAATCTTTCGAAAGAAGTGAGGCTAGAGCATCAAATTCTGCCTTATTACCAAATATAATGTCAGCACGTTTTACCAAGTACTTTATAGGTTCTGGGacgattttaaatatatactcTCCACACAAATTGAAGACCAGGCTTTTATCGGTTTGCTTGCACATATCGACAATATGTTTAGCCGTTGAAAATCTGTTGGTTAAAAAGTAGGCTTCTATAAGTATAATATCACTTTTGTTGAAAATGTTTGGGAAATCTTTATAGGATAGAAGAGATTTTAATGGGAGGACTTCTGCAGCCCCTATGTGTGCCACCAGGCACCTTTTTAAGCCATTTATTAAAGCAATGGATTTGCCAGTTGGGAGCTCTTCTTGAattaaatatctagaaaaaagagtgagaaaagaaaaattcataTATATGCATTGCCTTTATAATAGTAAAGGTGTGACTTTTCAGCCTTAAcgacaaagaaaaaattatctaataCATGTGGCAACACTGTCCCCACACCATTGGATTGTGTCCtcatatttacttttttatttagggGGTTCCCccaatatttgttttgttattcAATCTTAATGTTCACATCCTTTGTTCTTTTGCCTGTTCAGCTTAAAAATAGTTGGTTTGGTTAtaagaaacttttgagaaagtaagtaattattaaggatttattattattgtttactgttatctttcaaaatgaGTCATAAGATAATCACTTGTATAAATAGGCAAGTTATCTCActagtttaataataaaaattattcatgcTCTCACGAAAAATTCTTATCATTATTGCATGGAGTGCAGACTAATTTGGCAACAACGGTTAGCCAAATCAGCTGTGTGTGGTATTTATTGCGCGCAAATTTTGTTGTTGTCTTACCTGGGTTCGACTCCGTCCGATTTAAGTATTGTCGTCAAAATTTTCGCCTCAGTGTCGTTTCCCACGGAACCAAAAACTTCCGCGCGACA of the Anthonomus grandis grandis chromosome 3, icAntGran1.3, whole genome shotgun sequence genome contains:
- the LOC126734733 gene encoding adenosine kinase-like, with translation MADFKTVLAFGNPLLDVTVTCTKESVNLIRKYNLKEDGQAEISRDKMRLLTEDIDGLEQYKSAGGCSQNSLRVLRWTLRGKCRAEVFGSVGNDTEAKILTTILKSDGVEPRYLIQEELPTGKSIALINGLKRCLVAHIGAAEVLPLKSLLSYKDFPNIFNKSDIILIEAYFLTNRFSTAKHIVDMCKQTDKSLVFNLCGEYIFKIVPEPIKYLVKRADIIFGNKAEFDALASLLSKDSIEDLAMDLTREGSKTLVITDGPNPVQCFTQTDNFYVKVPPLSSTEIKDTTGAGDAFVGGFLAGITLSRKLKSCIDIGIYAASNIIKQTGCTLPKYESGILLH